ggtgagggtgcttAATGATAGATACCCTCTTGAGGGGAAGTactacccctccctcagtaccacccctccttcAGTTTAACTGTTGCCCAGTGTGATGTTGCCTGTTGGGCTGTCCTGGTGTAAATTGTTGCCTTTTAATTTGACCAGAATGTAATGTCGTGATTGCGTCCCGTAAAATCGAGCGACTGCGTGAAGCTGCAGAACAACTTTCAGCGGCACTGGTGGACTCCAATCCTGCAAAAGTGACGCCGATTCAGTGTAACATTCGTAAGGAGGATGACGTAAGGACTGCAATTGTTTCCAGTTCTGATGGTAATGATCgataggcagggaatggagggatatggaccaggaTTAGCTGGACTGGCATCATGTTCAATGCAGATATTCAGTTCATTGACATATACATAGATGCACTGGCAATCTTTTTTGGCCATGACATAAACATGGctgagtcaaagtaaatttattatcaaagtctgtatatgtcaccactgagattcatttccttgtcgACATTtataggaaaagaaagaaatagaatggaatttatgaaaaaatgatacataaaaagactgacaaacaaccgggGTGCAGAATAAGACAAAATAAAACttcaaacattacagcacagcacagtacaggtcctttggccaacgatgttgtaccaaccttttaagcTAATCTAAGAATAATGTCATCCTTCTgtcttacatagccctccattttcccatcatacatgtgcccatctaagagttttttaaatgctcataatgtatctgcctctaccaccacccctggcaggctgTTCCATGTAcccagcattttctctgtgtaaagaacttatctctgacatatcCCCAATATTTTCCTTCAATtgcattaaaattatgccttcccatatacatttccaccctgggaaaaagtctctgactgtccactctatctacgctTCTTATTACTTtcacctctattaagtcatctctcatcctccttcgcgcCAAAGTGAAGactcctagcttgctcaacctttcctcataagacatgctctctaatccaggctgtaGCCTGGGAAATTAGACAAGTTGTGTAAATAAAAaacaataatactgagaacaccagtcgtagagtccttgtaagtgaatccttggttgtagaatcagttcagagttgtgagtAAAGCTCTCCATACAGGAGATTGATAGTTATAGGGTAATACTTGTTCTTGAACCCGGTGAAccaagttgttcttgcttccgaagtcttcagagtcacttggTATGACCCCCtcacagacacagatggacagagccccttcGAGGGAACAGTCGATTAACCCACGGCACAGGTTCACCACCAGCAGGAccccacaggcaagctcttacctGCACTGGTAATCACAGGTCAAAATTAATCGGTCCGTGGCCTCCACATtcgtggtggtcttaaactccaccagtggtttctcCAGTAGCTTCCGCAGTTCTCCCGTGTTGTGTCTCCTCTCCGTTATCAGACAAAGGGATCAACTTTTATAATCTACCCAAAATTCCAACTGTCCGTTAGCTCAACCACTttgagctgttaccatggtgacttcccTGCTTGTGTCTCAGCTGGCgccgtactctctctctctcaaggcCACAATTAAAAATGTTATCAAAACAAAGTCAGagtcctctctctctttcaattgcctccttgttcattagactgctgaattttctagcagtttctcacctgTGTGACAGGTGGAatgtaaatatactcagtggctatcTAACTGAGCCATTCTCTGCCCGCAGTCACTTGTCCTGGTGTCCTGTTCTTGGTAGGTGAGGAACTTGATGCAGAAGGTCTTGGAGTTCCATGGTCAGATTGATTACCTGGTCAATAATGGAGGGGGTCAGGTCATCAGTCCAGCTGAACACATCTCCACCAAAGGCTGGAACGCTGTGATCGACACCAACTTGACGGGAACGTTCCTCTGCTGCCGAGAAGGTACAGGCAACAGGAAGAGGACAGGGGTacggagggggagtggggggtggtcagttcagtggtggggaggaggggagaattagaatcacatttattatcactgacgtgtgatgtgaaacttgttttgtggcagcagtacagtgtgatgcataaaaaattaatatgttacaataaaacatattttaaaaacagTGTAAAAAGGGaacaaaatggtgaggtagtgttcatggaccaatcagaaatctgatggcagagggggagaagctgttcttaaaacgctgagtgtgggtcttcaggctcttgtatctcctctctgatggtagtgacgagaagagggcatgtctggatGGTGGGatcattaataatggatgccacctttatgaggcattgctccttgaaggtatcttggatgctgggaaggctcaCGCCCATGATGggtctgactgagtttacaactttctgcagcttatttcaatcctgtgcagtgcttccccacataccagatggagatgtggccagttagaatgttctccactgtacatctgtagaaatttgcaagtgtctttgctgACATGCCGAGCCCCCtgaaactccgaatgaaatatagccgctgtcaggtcttctttgtaactgcatcgatatgttgagccCAGCATAGACCCtcagagaggttgacaccctggaacttaaaattgctcaccctttccacttctgatccctcggtgaggattggtatgtgtttcctcatcttgccctttctgaagtctacaattggttgtttggtctcactgatgttcAGTGCAGCTCTGATGGAAACTATTTATTCCttatctccactgatgctgcctgacctgctgagttcctctagcactttgtgtgtgatgcaacagaatgcagaataaagcgtaaCATCTAGAGAAACAATGCAGTACAGACAGATaatgtgcaaggtcataatgaggtagattgtgaggtcagagtCCATCCCATCATACTGAGAATCATTCAGTGGTCTTATAACAGTgaagtagaagctgtccttaagcctggtggtatgtgcttttcaTAGGCGGCCT
This genomic stretch from Mobula hypostoma chromosome 6, sMobHyp1.1, whole genome shotgun sequence harbors:
- the LOC134348742 gene encoding peroxisomal trans-2-enoyl-CoA reductase-like — encoded protein: MAARSPFRAALFRDRVAVVTGGGSGIGAAVAAELLALECNVVIASRKIERLREAAEQLSAALVDSNPAKVTPIQCNIRKEDDVRNLMQKVLEFHGQIDYLVNNGGGQVISPAEHISTKGWNAVIDTNLTGTFLCCREGTGNRKRTGAALAMFHPFQLKRAPPSQGPSTDTIFSCYCQPNYQWALAD